The region GAATACGGAGCATTATCTCCATTAGGACCTTGTCCCAGACGCCGATCAAAACCGCGAAGATCAACGTAGTTATGATGACGACGATGGTCGAGGAGAAGACCTCGATCCACGTGGGCCAGGTTACCTTTTTGAGCTCGGCCCTGACCTCGACCAAAAAATTCCACAGCTTGCGCATAGCCGTTCTCTCCCGGTGCGCCTTTAGGGTATTCAGGGCCAGAGGGACTCGAACCCCCAACCGCCGGATTTGGAATCCGGTGCTCTGCCAAATTGAGCTATGACCCTATTTTGTTTCTTTATGGGGCGTGTGCTTACGGCAGCGCGGGCAATACTTATTCAACTCGAGC is a window of bacterium DNA encoding:
- the secE gene encoding preprotein translocase subunit SecE — its product is MRKLWNFLVEVRAELKKVTWPTWIEVFSSTIVVIITTLIFAVLIGVWDKVLMEIMLRIL